The Tripterygium wilfordii isolate XIE 37 chromosome 17, ASM1340144v1, whole genome shotgun sequence genome has a window encoding:
- the LOC119981709 gene encoding (-)-kolavenyl diphosphate synthase TPS28, chloroplastic-like, giving the protein MVIMSSHQIFSVSSFSYLHPPLLFPGLSSYTTKDKRVCYFDSTRLICCAISKPARTTPEYSDVLQNGLPLIKWREIVENDIQEQEEPLKVSLENRIRQGIDIVKSMLGSMEDGETSISAYDTAWVALVENIHHPGSPQFPPSLQWIANNQLPDGSWGDPYVFLAHDRLINTLACVIALKKWNIHPNKYKKGLSFVKENISKLEKENEEHMPIGFEIAFPSLLEMAKKLGIEIPDDCPALQDIYAKRDLKLTRIPKDKMHNVPTTLLHSLEGLPDLDWEKLVKLQFQNGSFLFSPSSTAFAFMHTKDGNCLSYLNDLVHKFNGGVPTAYPVDLFEHIWSVDRLQRLGISRFFQPEINECLDYVHRYWTKDGICWARNSRVQDIDDTAMGFRLLRLHGYEVSPDVFKQFKKGDEFVCFVGQSNQAITGIYNLYRASQMMFPEETVLEEAKKFSVNFLREKRAASELLDKWIITKDLPGEVGFALDVPWYACLPRVETRLYIEQYGGQDDVWIGKTLYRMPYVNNNVYLELAKLDYNNCQSLHRIEWDNIQKWYEGYNLGGFGVNKRSLLRTYFLTTSNIFEPERSVERLTWTKTAILVQAIASYFENSREERIEFANEFQKFPNTRGYINGRRLDVKQATKGLIEMVFATLNQFSLDALVVHGEDITHHLYQSWEKWVLTWQEGGDRREGEAELLVQTINLMAGHTHSQEEEELYERLFKLTNTVCHQLGHYHHLNKDKQPQQVEDNGGYNNSNPESISKLQIESDMRELVELVLNSSDGMDSNIKQTFLTVTKSFYYTAFTHPGTVNYHIAKVLFERVV; this is encoded by the exons ATGGTGATCATGTCCTCTCATCAAATCTTCTCTGTTTCTTCCTTCTCCTACCTTCACCCTCCTCTGCTTTTCCCTG GATTAAGTTCCTACACTACTAAAGACAAACGAGTCTGCTACTTTGATAGCACTCGCTTAATCTGCTGTGCAATATCCAAGCCTGCTCGCACCACTCCAG AATACTCGGACGTGCTTCAAAACGGTCTGCCATTGATAAAGTGGCGTGAGATTGTGGAGAATGAcatacaagaacaagaagaacctCTTAAG gtttCGTTGGAAAACCGGATTAGACAAGGTATCGACATTGTTAAGTCGATGTTGGGATCAATGGAGGATGGTGAGACTAGCATTTCAGCTTATGACACGGCATGGGTTGCACTTGTTGAAAACATTCACCACCCTGGTTCTCCTCAATTCCCACCCAGTCTTCAATGGATTGCCAACAATCAGCTCCCCGATGGCTCCTGGGGTGACCCCTACGTGTTCTTGGCACACGATCGATTAATCAATACGTTAGCTTGTGTCATTGCTCTCAAGAAATGGAATATTCACcccaataaatataaaaaag GATTGTCATTTGTGAAAGAGAACATAAGCAAGCTAGAAAAGGAGAACGAGGAGCACATGCCAATAGGATTTGAAATCGCTTTCCCATCACTTCTTGAGATGGCTAAAAAACTAGGGATTGAAATACCTGATGATTGTCCAGCCTTGCAAGACATCTATGCCAAGAGAGATCTCAAACTCACAAG GATACCAAAGGACAAAATGCATAATGTGCCCACAACACTACTCCATAGCTTGGAAGGATTGCCAGACCTGGATTGGGAAAAGCTTGTAAAATTGCAATTCCAAAATGGGTCATTCTTGTTCTCTCCATCGTCCACTGCCTTTGCATTCATGCACACCAAAGATGGCAATTGCTTGTCATACTTAAACGACCTGGTACACAAATTCAATGGAGGAG TACCGACTGCGTATCCGGTTGACCTGTTCGAACATATTTGGTCTGTCGATCGCTTGCAACGCCTAGGAATCTCCAGATTTTTTCAGCCAGAAATCAACGAATGTCTTGATTATGTTCACAG ATACTGGACCAAAGATGGAATTTGTTGGGCAAGAAATTCACGTGTTCAAGATATTGATGATACAGCAATGGGATTCAGGCTGCTTAGATTGCATGGATACGAGGTTTCTCCtg ACGTGTTTAAGCAATTTAAGAAAGGCGACGAGTTCGTGTGCTTCGTGGGGCAATCAAATCAGGCGATCACTGGAATCTATAACCTCTACAGGGCTTCTCAGATGATGTTCCCTGAAGAGACAGTTCTTGAGGAAGCCAAAAAATTTTCAGTAAATTTCTTAAGGGAAAAAAGAGCCGCTAGTGAACTCCTAGATAAATGGATCATAACCAAAGATTTACCGGGCGAG GTGGGGTTTGCCTTGGATGTTCCGTGGTACGCATGCTTGCCTAGAGTGGAGACGAGGCTTTACATTGAACAATATGGTGGCCAAGATGACGTATGGATTGGCAAGACTCTTTACAG GATGCCCTATGTCAACAACAATGTGTATCTGGAGCTAGCGAAGCTTGACTACAACAATTGCCAATCCTTGCATCGCATTGAATGGGACAATATCCAAAA GTGGTACGAAGGCTACAATCTTGGGGGATTTGGGGTTAACAAAAGGAGCCTCCTCAGGACATATTTCCTGACTACATCCAATATTTTTGAACCTGAAAGATCGGTAGAGCGACTCACCTGGACAAAGACTGCAATCTTGGTCCAAGCTATTGCAtcttattttgaaaattctAGAGAAGAAAGGATTGAATTTGCAAATGAATTCCAAAAATTTCCCAACACAAGAGGTTACATTAATGGAAG GAGATTAGATGTAAAGCAAGCAACAAAAGGACTTATTGAGATGGTGTTTGCAACCCTAAATCAATTTTCATTGGACGCATTGGTGGTGCATGGTGAAGACATTACTCACCATTTATATCAATCC tgggaAAAGTGggtgctgacgtggcaagagGGAGGAGacagaagagaaggagaagcaGAGCTATTGGTGCAGACAATAAACTTGATGGCTGGCCACACACACTctcaggaggaggaggagttgtATGAGCGACTCTTCAAACTCACAAACACAGTTTGCCATCAACTTGGTCACTATCACCACCTCAACAAAGACAAACAACCTCAACAG